In Ensifer canadensis, a genomic segment contains:
- the fdhD gene encoding formate dehydrogenase accessory sulfurtransferase FdhD, whose product MSGPSMPKFQMSKTVPEAARRNGALRDGSRVVPEETPVAFTFGGSTHAVMMATPGNLEDFAVGFSLTEGIITEPGQIEAVEAMADEVAGNLGIDLQITLKDKQNDMLRLRRRHMAGPVGCGLCGIESIEQAVRPTPDVSASTLRLSQEDVVKAVALLNGQQPLHFETRAVHGAAFYVPGKGLIAVREDVGRHNALDKLVGAAARAGFRGCDGAVIVTSRVSVEMVQKTAVVGSPVIIAISAPTALAIRTAQAAGMTLIALVRGDEFEIFTHAERIKSGAVADVA is encoded by the coding sequence ATGTCCGGGCCATCAATGCCGAAATTCCAGATGTCGAAGACCGTGCCGGAAGCCGCCCGTCGCAATGGGGCCTTGCGGGACGGGTCCCGTGTGGTCCCGGAGGAGACGCCGGTGGCCTTCACCTTTGGCGGTTCGACCCATGCGGTGATGATGGCCACCCCCGGGAACCTCGAGGACTTCGCCGTCGGCTTCAGCCTGACCGAGGGTATCATCACCGAGCCCGGCCAGATCGAAGCGGTCGAGGCGATGGCCGACGAGGTTGCCGGCAACCTCGGCATCGACCTGCAGATCACGCTCAAGGACAAGCAGAACGACATGCTGCGCCTGCGCCGCCGCCATATGGCCGGCCCTGTCGGCTGCGGTCTCTGCGGCATCGAATCGATCGAGCAGGCGGTGCGGCCGACGCCCGACGTTTCGGCATCGACGCTTCGTCTGTCGCAGGAAGACGTGGTCAAGGCGGTCGCGCTGCTCAACGGTCAGCAGCCGCTGCATTTCGAAACGCGCGCCGTGCACGGCGCCGCATTCTATGTGCCGGGCAAGGGATTGATCGCGGTGCGCGAGGACGTCGGCCGTCACAATGCGCTGGACAAGCTCGTCGGCGCGGCAGCGCGTGCCGGCTTCCGCGGCTGCGACGGCGCCGTCATCGTTACCAGCCGCGTTTCTGTCGAGATGGTGCAGAAGACCGCTGTCGTCGGCAGCCCAGTCATCATCGCGATCTCGGCGCCGACGGCGCTGGCGATCCGCACGGCGCAAGCGGCGGGCATGACGTTGATCGCGCTGGTGCGCGGCGACGAATTCGAAATCTTCACCCATGCCGAACGCATCAAGTCCGGAGCCGTCGCCGATGTCGCATGA
- the rocF gene encoding arginase yields MTTITLIGAPIEEGSGRRGAAMGPTALRIAGIDTVLRELGHTVYDEGDVKPLPARDLANHPGANNLQIVAAFARALHDSVHDTVRKGHFPIILGGDHALSMGSVSGMARYAAEVGRPLFVLWLDAHADFNSPATSPSGNMHGMPVAFYCGKAEFAPILPADRPMVDPTKVFQVGIRSVDDREREEIAEHGVRVYDMRAVDELGMAHIMRHILDEVRSANGLLHVSLDVDFMDPELAPGVGTTVPGGATFREAHLIMEMLWESDLVSSLDVVELNPFLDDRGKSARVLVELTASLFGRRVLDRPTRSA; encoded by the coding sequence ATGACGACCATCACGCTGATCGGCGCACCCATCGAGGAAGGTTCTGGACGACGCGGCGCGGCCATGGGCCCCACGGCACTTCGTATCGCCGGTATCGACACCGTTCTGCGCGAACTCGGCCACACGGTTTACGATGAAGGCGACGTCAAGCCGCTGCCGGCACGCGACCTCGCCAACCACCCCGGCGCCAACAACCTGCAGATCGTCGCCGCCTTCGCCCGCGCGCTGCACGATTCGGTCCATGACACCGTTCGCAAGGGCCATTTCCCGATCATTCTGGGCGGCGACCACGCGCTTTCGATGGGCAGCGTTTCCGGCATGGCGCGTTACGCCGCCGAAGTCGGCCGACCGCTGTTCGTGCTCTGGCTCGACGCCCATGCCGACTTCAACTCCCCGGCAACCTCGCCGTCGGGCAACATGCATGGCATGCCGGTCGCCTTCTACTGCGGCAAGGCCGAGTTTGCCCCGATCCTGCCTGCGGACCGGCCTATGGTCGATCCGACCAAGGTCTTCCAGGTCGGCATCCGCTCGGTCGACGACCGCGAACGCGAAGAGATCGCCGAACATGGCGTGCGTGTCTACGACATGCGTGCGGTCGACGAGCTCGGCATGGCGCACATCATGCGTCATATCCTCGATGAAGTGCGCTCGGCCAACGGCCTCCTGCATGTCAGCCTCGACGTCGACTTCATGGATCCCGAGCTGGCACCGGGCGTCGGCACCACCGTTCCGGGCGGCGCCACCTTCCGCGAAGCCCACCTGATCATGGAAATGCTCTGGGAGAGCGATCTCGTGTCCTCGCTCGACGTCGTAGAACTTAATCCGTTCCTCGACGATCGCGGCAAGAGCGCGCGTGTCCTGGTCGAGCTGACCGCGAGCCTTTTCGGCCGCCGTGTCCTTGACCGCCCGACCCGCAGCGCCTGA
- a CDS encoding chemotaxis protein CheW: MTSTLRTAGFDGETLEIIAFRLHDQEFCVKTTTIREIRGWAPSTPIPHSPPEVIGVMNLRGTVIPIIDLAHKLGMKSTTANERSAIVVAEVHNMVIGLVVDRVSDILTVQGNQVQPVPEVTASFDKSFAEGIIANENGMICFLNLARMFKEREVEEMAA, translated from the coding sequence ATGACAAGCACACTCAGGACGGCTGGTTTCGACGGCGAGACGCTGGAAATCATCGCGTTCCGCCTCCACGATCAGGAATTCTGCGTCAAGACCACCACGATCCGCGAGATCCGCGGCTGGGCCCCCTCGACCCCCATTCCGCATTCGCCACCCGAGGTCATCGGCGTGATGAACCTGCGCGGCACCGTGATCCCGATCATCGACCTTGCCCACAAGCTCGGCATGAAATCGACCACGGCCAATGAGCGCAGCGCCATCGTCGTCGCCGAAGTGCACAACATGGTGATCGGTCTCGTCGTCGACCGTGTCTCCGACATCCTCACGGTCCAGGGCAACCAGGTGCAACCGGTTCCCGAAGTCACCGCATCCTTCGACAAGAGCTTTGCCGAAGGCATCATCGCCAACGAGAACGGCATGATCTGCTTCCTCAACCTCGCTCGCATGTTCAAGGAACGCGAAGTCGAGGAAATGGCCGCCTAA
- a CDS encoding MerR family transcriptional regulator — protein MSDKRNHDPLLSAAECADRLGLTVRALRVYEDRGLIAPRRTEKNWRLYGAAEIARLTEILALKRLGLSLTRITVLLAGAAPDLGQTLTIQQSALVDLRDRVEHSLSLIGAALQKISSGRAVSISELITLAKETRMTDLSPDTVAWRRYEQARPRTEVRFDPEKHGSVVGDFQFEAGDVLSVTRREGGLMAQLTGQNALEIYPEADDLFFYRIVQAQLSFTRNEQGEVEGVVLHQGGYEQAAKRIDETKARAVADDLEKRVKDKIPFPDSEALLRRVIAEHQRGEPDYEGMTPPLAAVAREQAPLAKAELDRLGSLQSVAFKGVLQEGWDVYDVRFEKGTLECGLMLAPGGKLSGIYFRPGL, from the coding sequence ATGAGCGACAAGCGAAACCATGATCCCCTTTTGTCCGCCGCCGAATGTGCCGATCGTCTCGGCCTGACCGTGCGGGCGCTGCGTGTCTACGAGGATCGTGGGCTGATCGCACCGCGCCGGACGGAAAAGAACTGGCGGCTCTATGGCGCTGCGGAAATCGCCCGGCTGACCGAGATCCTCGCATTGAAGCGTCTCGGCCTGAGCCTGACCCGGATCACCGTGTTGCTGGCGGGCGCCGCGCCGGATCTCGGCCAGACACTGACGATCCAGCAATCCGCGCTCGTCGATCTGCGTGATCGGGTCGAGCACAGCCTGTCGCTGATCGGCGCGGCGCTGCAGAAAATATCGAGCGGTCGGGCCGTCTCTATCAGCGAACTCATCACTCTTGCCAAGGAGACCAGGATGACCGACCTATCGCCGGATACCGTCGCGTGGCGACGTTATGAGCAGGCACGGCCTCGAACCGAGGTTCGTTTCGATCCCGAAAAACACGGCTCTGTTGTGGGCGACTTCCAGTTCGAGGCCGGCGATGTGCTCAGCGTCACCCGCCGCGAGGGCGGACTGATGGCGCAGTTGACCGGGCAGAATGCGCTCGAAATCTATCCCGAAGCGGATGACCTGTTCTTCTATCGCATCGTCCAGGCGCAACTCTCTTTCACCCGCAACGAGCAAGGTGAGGTGGAAGGCGTAGTGCTGCATCAGGGCGGCTACGAACAGGCGGCGAAACGCATCGACGAGACGAAGGCGCGTGCCGTTGCCGACGACCTGGAGAAGCGCGTGAAGGATAAGATCCCGTTTCCCGACAGTGAGGCATTGCTTCGCCGCGTCATCGCCGAGCACCAGCGCGGCGAGCCCGACTACGAAGGCATGACGCCGCCGCTCGCAGCGGTGGCGCGCGAGCAGGCGCCCCTCGCCAAAGCCGAACTCGACCGCCTGGGGTCACTGCAGAGCGTGGCGTTCAAGGGCGTGCTGCAAGAAGGTTGGGATGTCTATGACGTGCGCTTCGAAAAGGGAACGCTGGAATGCGGGCTGATGCTTGCCCCCGGCGGCAAGCTCAGTGGCATCTATTTTCGCCCGGGGCTGTGA
- the rocD gene encoding ornithine--oxo-acid transaminase: MNTTADLIETEYRLGAHNYKPLDVVLSRGEGVYVWDMEGNRYLDCLSAYSAVNQGHCHPKIFQAMMEQAQKLTLTSRAFRNDQLAHFYEEIAALTGSHKVLPMNSGAEAVETAVKAVRKWGYEVKGVAENKAEIIVCSNNFHGRTMGIVGFSTDPDARTGFGPFAPGFKVVPFGDIDAFRAAINENTVAFLVEPIQGEAGVLVPTSGYFPAVRELCTKHGITLILDEIQTGLGRTGKLLAEEHEGIEADVTLIGKALSGGFYPVSAVLSNSEVLGVLKPGQHGSTFGGNPLACAIARAALRALTEEGMIENSARMGDRFQKGLTDIRSNIIKEVRGRGLMLAVELVPEAGGARKYCEALKQLGILAKDTHGDTIRIAPPLVITAEQVDWAVEQFAKVLASA; encoded by the coding sequence ATGAACACCACGGCAGACCTGATCGAAACCGAATACCGGCTCGGCGCACACAACTATAAACCGCTCGACGTTGTGCTTTCACGCGGCGAAGGCGTCTATGTCTGGGACATGGAAGGCAACCGCTACCTCGACTGCCTGTCGGCCTATTCCGCCGTCAACCAGGGCCACTGCCACCCGAAGATCTTCCAGGCGATGATGGAGCAGGCGCAGAAGCTGACGCTCACCTCCCGCGCCTTCCGCAACGACCAGCTGGCGCATTTCTATGAAGAGATCGCAGCACTCACCGGTTCGCACAAGGTGCTGCCGATGAACTCGGGCGCAGAAGCCGTCGAGACCGCCGTCAAGGCGGTGCGCAAGTGGGGCTACGAGGTCAAGGGTGTCGCGGAAAACAAAGCGGAGATCATCGTCTGCTCCAACAATTTCCATGGCCGCACGATGGGCATCGTCGGCTTCTCGACCGATCCGGACGCCCGCACCGGCTTCGGCCCGTTTGCGCCGGGCTTCAAGGTCGTCCCCTTCGGCGACATCGACGCCTTCCGCGCCGCGATCAACGAGAACACCGTCGCCTTCCTGGTCGAACCGATCCAGGGCGAAGCAGGTGTTCTGGTTCCCACCTCCGGCTATTTCCCGGCAGTGCGCGAGCTTTGCACCAAACACGGCATCACGCTGATCCTGGACGAGATTCAGACCGGCCTCGGCCGCACCGGCAAGCTGCTGGCTGAAGAACACGAGGGCATCGAAGCCGATGTGACGCTGATCGGCAAGGCGCTTTCGGGTGGTTTCTACCCGGTCTCGGCCGTGCTTTCGAACTCGGAAGTGCTCGGCGTGCTTAAGCCCGGCCAGCACGGCTCGACCTTCGGCGGCAATCCGCTTGCCTGTGCCATCGCCCGCGCGGCGCTGAGGGCCCTGACCGAGGAAGGCATGATCGAGAACTCGGCGCGCATGGGCGACCGCTTCCAGAAGGGCCTGACCGACATCCGTTCGAACATCATCAAGGAAGTTCGCGGCCGCGGACTGATGCTGGCGGTCGAGCTGGTGCCGGAAGCCGGTGGCGCCCGCAAATATTGCGAAGCGCTGAAGCAGCTCGGGATCCTTGCCAAGGACACCCATGGCGACACGATCCGCATCGCGCCGCCGCTGGTGATCACCGCCGAACAGGTCGATTGGGCGGTGGAACAGTTCGCCAAGGTTCTCGCTTCCGCTTGA
- a CDS encoding Lrp/AsnC family transcriptional regulator: protein MDDLDQALISALRQNARLPVSTLSARTGVSRATVAARIDRLVANGTIAAFTIRTGQEIPASGVRAVVMIEVHGKMADRVAGQLRGLPQVRALHSTNGRWDFIAELEDRDLVSFDETLRRIRLIDGITVTETNILLKTSKLTGAF from the coding sequence ATGGACGACCTTGATCAGGCGCTGATCAGTGCCCTGCGCCAAAATGCCCGTCTGCCTGTTTCGACCCTTTCGGCGCGGACCGGCGTATCGCGCGCAACCGTTGCAGCACGCATCGACCGGCTGGTCGCCAACGGGACGATCGCCGCCTTTACCATTCGCACGGGACAGGAAATCCCGGCCTCCGGCGTGCGGGCCGTGGTGATGATCGAGGTCCACGGCAAGATGGCCGACCGGGTCGCCGGGCAGTTGCGCGGTCTGCCACAGGTGAGGGCGCTGCACAGCACCAACGGCCGCTGGGACTTCATCGCCGAGCTTGAGGACAGGGACCTGGTGTCGTTCGACGAGACGCTGAGGCGGATCCGGCTGATCGACGGCATTACCGTGACGGAGACGAACATCCTGTTGAAGACCAGCAAGCTGACGGGCGCATTTTAG
- a CDS encoding VOC family protein has product MVINGGRLADRQICVKLFVRHGDEDRAIAFYRDVLGAELVQRHEWPSGILTSADLRIGESVFRIAGANPRRDAEPKLGGPRSPHALGTTAVILELHVKDVDRVIGRAIGAGAALRNPAETLSTGDRVGAFIDPFGHIWALFNALEDIDLGDADIVDLNIEARDAA; this is encoded by the coding sequence ATGGTCATCAATGGCGGCAGGCTGGCCGATCGGCAGATCTGTGTGAAGCTATTTGTCCGGCATGGCGACGAGGATCGCGCCATTGCCTTTTATCGTGATGTGCTGGGTGCCGAACTGGTGCAACGGCATGAATGGCCGAGCGGGATTTTAACCAGCGCCGATCTCAGGATCGGCGAATCCGTCTTCCGGATCGCCGGTGCCAATCCGCGGCGGGACGCGGAGCCGAAACTAGGCGGGCCGAGATCGCCGCATGCGCTCGGCACGACGGCGGTCATTCTCGAACTGCATGTGAAGGATGTCGACCGGGTCATCGGCCGGGCGATCGGGGCGGGTGCCGCCCTCAGAAACCCGGCGGAGACGCTGTCGACCGGAGACCGCGTCGGTGCCTTCATCGACCCGTTCGGCCATATCTGGGCGTTGTTCAACGCCCTGGAAGACATCGACCTCGGCGATGCCGATATCGTCGATCTCAATATCGAGGCCCGCGACGCCGCATAA
- a CDS encoding methyl-accepting chemotaxis protein codes for MFSFGQSLDSRQIVAALSKSQAMIQFDLTGKILTANENFCQALGYNLQEIVGQHHRMFCAPDYVQTQEYRDFWARLGRGEFDANAYKRVAKGGREIWIQATYNPVFHNGKPYKVVKFASDITAAKIKANEDGGKLDAISRSQAVIEFTPGGEILMANENFCNALGYSLQEIQGRHHSMFCEPSYVRGTEYAEFWKKLAAGEFISNEFVRYGKAGKEIWIQAAYNPIRDPSGKVYKVVKFATDVSERMGAIKALGLGLQALAEGDLTHSLPTPFVPSMETVRTDFNGAIDRLCRAMQTVGDNANAIASGAREIRSAADDLSKRTEQQAASVEETAAALDEITTTVVDSSRRAEEAGGLVAKTKAGAERSGNVVKNAIGAMDQIEQSSREISNIIGVIDDIAFQTNLLALNAGVEAARAGEAGKGFAVVAQEVRELAQRSAQAAKEIKALITASSDHVKNGVSLVGQTGAALEEILVQVQEINLNVSAIVEAAREQSTGLKEINQAVNSMDQATQQNAAMVEESTAASHNMSREAEALHALLRQFRIGQDTAPFEMQRHAEERQQATRLNATARAMRGGQRQALAGAPLNDGWQNF; via the coding sequence ATGTTCTCTTTCGGGCAGAGTCTGGATTCACGCCAGATCGTCGCCGCGCTTTCAAAGTCGCAGGCCATGATCCAGTTCGATCTCACGGGAAAAATTTTGACGGCCAACGAAAACTTCTGCCAGGCACTTGGCTACAACCTGCAGGAGATCGTCGGCCAGCACCACCGCATGTTCTGCGCGCCGGATTATGTCCAGACCCAGGAATATCGCGACTTCTGGGCGCGGCTCGGACGCGGCGAGTTTGACGCCAATGCCTACAAGCGCGTTGCCAAGGGCGGCCGCGAAATCTGGATCCAGGCGACCTACAATCCGGTGTTTCACAACGGCAAGCCCTACAAGGTCGTAAAATTCGCAAGCGACATCACAGCGGCCAAGATCAAGGCCAACGAGGATGGCGGCAAACTCGATGCCATATCGAGATCGCAGGCGGTGATCGAATTCACCCCCGGGGGCGAAATCCTCATGGCCAACGAGAACTTCTGCAACGCACTCGGTTACAGCCTTCAGGAAATTCAGGGCAGGCATCACAGCATGTTCTGCGAACCCAGCTATGTGCGCGGCACTGAGTATGCCGAATTCTGGAAGAAGCTGGCCGCCGGCGAGTTCATCTCCAACGAGTTTGTCCGTTACGGCAAGGCCGGCAAGGAGATCTGGATCCAGGCGGCCTATAATCCGATCCGCGATCCGAGCGGCAAGGTCTACAAGGTCGTCAAGTTCGCGACCGACGTCAGCGAGCGCATGGGCGCAATCAAGGCGCTCGGCCTCGGCCTGCAGGCGCTTGCCGAGGGCGACCTCACTCACAGCCTGCCGACACCCTTCGTTCCCAGCATGGAAACGGTGCGTACCGATTTCAATGGCGCGATCGATCGGCTTTGTCGGGCGATGCAGACTGTTGGCGACAATGCCAACGCCATCGCTTCCGGCGCCCGCGAGATCCGCTCGGCCGCCGACGATCTTTCCAAACGCACGGAGCAGCAGGCGGCCTCTGTGGAGGAAACCGCAGCCGCCCTCGACGAGATCACCACGACAGTCGTCGATTCCAGCCGTCGCGCCGAAGAAGCGGGCGGACTGGTCGCCAAGACCAAGGCGGGCGCCGAACGCTCCGGCAACGTCGTCAAGAACGCGATCGGAGCGATGGATCAGATCGAGCAATCGTCACGCGAGATCTCCAACATCATCGGCGTCATCGACGACATCGCCTTCCAGACCAACCTCCTGGCGCTCAATGCCGGCGTCGAGGCGGCACGTGCCGGTGAAGCCGGCAAGGGCTTTGCTGTCGTCGCCCAGGAAGTGCGCGAACTCGCCCAGCGCTCGGCCCAGGCCGCCAAGGAGATCAAGGCGCTGATCACCGCCTCCAGCGACCACGTCAAGAACGGCGTATCGCTTGTCGGACAGACGGGGGCGGCGCTCGAGGAAATTCTGGTCCAGGTCCAGGAGATCAATCTCAACGTTTCGGCCATTGTCGAGGCCGCACGCGAGCAGTCGACGGGGTTGAAGGAGATCAACCAGGCGGTCAATTCGATGGATCAGGCAACCCAGCAGAATGCAGCGATGGTCGAGGAAAGCACGGCCGCAAGCCACAACATGTCGCGGGAAGCCGAAGCCCTCCACGCCCTGCTACGCCAGTTCCGCATCGGCCAGGACACGGCGCCGTTCGAGATGCAGCGTCACGCCGAGGAACGACAGCAGGCAACACGACTGAACGCCACCGCCCGCGCCATGCGCGGCGGACAAAGACAAGCGCTCGCCGGCGCACCATTGAACGACGGATGGCAGAATTTCTGA
- a CDS encoding APH(3') family aminoglycoside O-phosphotransferase, with amino-acid sequence MSLQLLDIDLPPTLAPLLAGYDCRKDSLGQSDSSVFLFDAKDRPPLVLKVEEAGPFDELVDEAERLEWLGKQGMPCPRVVARDVYAQKNWLLMEAVEGIDLASSTLAASEQVVLLAEALRRMHALDVDACPFDHRIGARVAIARLRAEADLVDETDFDDERLGKTADELFVELQARIPQEGEPVVTHGDACLPNIIVRDGRFAGFIDCSRLGVADPYQDLALTCRSIAYNLGEEWVQPFLDLYGIRRADPEKLGFYCLLDEFF; translated from the coding sequence TTGTCTCTCCAGCTTCTCGATATCGATCTTCCGCCCACCCTGGCACCGCTGCTCGCAGGTTATGACTGCCGAAAGGATAGCCTCGGCCAGTCAGACTCCAGCGTCTTCCTGTTCGACGCAAAAGACCGCCCGCCCCTCGTTCTCAAGGTCGAAGAGGCCGGTCCCTTTGACGAGCTTGTCGATGAGGCCGAGCGGCTCGAATGGCTGGGCAAGCAGGGAATGCCCTGTCCGCGCGTCGTCGCCCGCGACGTGTACGCGCAAAAGAACTGGCTGCTGATGGAGGCGGTCGAAGGCATCGACCTCGCCTCAAGCACCCTTGCCGCCTCGGAGCAGGTTGTTCTGCTCGCCGAAGCGCTACGCCGCATGCATGCGCTCGATGTCGATGCCTGCCCGTTCGATCACCGGATTGGTGCGCGTGTCGCGATCGCCAGGCTGCGTGCAGAAGCGGACCTGGTCGATGAGACCGACTTCGACGACGAGCGCCTCGGCAAGACCGCCGACGAACTCTTCGTCGAGCTTCAGGCGCGCATCCCTCAGGAGGGAGAGCCGGTCGTCACCCATGGCGACGCCTGCCTTCCAAACATCATCGTCAGGGATGGCCGCTTCGCCGGTTTCATCGATTGCAGCCGTCTGGGCGTCGCCGACCCCTATCAGGATCTGGCGCTGACCTGCCGCAGCATTGCCTACAATCTCGGGGAGGAATGGGTTCAGCCGTTTCTCGATCTCTACGGCATCCGTCGTGCCGATCCCGAAAAACTCGGCTTCTATTGCCTTCTCGACGAGTTCTTCTGA
- a CDS encoding formate dehydrogenase subunit delta produces MSHDTNAKLIYMANQIATFFKSQPQDEAAEGVATHINKFWEPRMRRQLFRHIDGGGEGLSPLVLEAASKIKRPEAA; encoded by the coding sequence ATGTCGCATGACACCAATGCCAAGCTGATCTACATGGCGAACCAGATCGCCACCTTCTTCAAGAGCCAGCCGCAGGACGAAGCCGCTGAGGGCGTTGCGACGCATATCAACAAGTTCTGGGAGCCGCGCATGCGGCGACAGCTGTTCCGGCATATCGATGGCGGCGGCGAGGGTCTGAGCCCGTTGGTGCTTGAAGCGGCGTCGAAGATCAAGCGCCCGGAAGCGGCCTGA